A section of the Verrucomicrobiota bacterium genome encodes:
- the uraH gene encoding hydroxyisourate hydrolase has translation MPKLTTHVLDTASGLPAAGVQVQLFREDRLLVEVTTNADGRCEEPLLAGEAMVSGACRLVFHVGDYFRARGVASPFLDRVPVEFRVEAGQSYHVPLVCTPWSYSTYRGS, from the coding sequence ATTCCAAAACTCACGACCCATGTGCTCGATACGGCGAGCGGGCTTCCGGCAGCGGGGGTGCAGGTGCAACTCTTTCGAGAGGATAGGCTTTTGGTGGAGGTGACGACGAATGCGGATGGCCGTTGTGAGGAGCCGCTCCTTGCGGGAGAGGCGATGGTTTCAGGGGCTTGCCGGCTGGTCTTTCACGTCGGAGATTATTTTCGCGCTCGGGGGGTGGCTTCGCCTTTTCTGGATCGGGTGCCGGTGGAGTTTCGGGTGGAGGCAGGCCAGAGTTATCATGTGCCTTTGGTTTGCACGCCTTGGTCTTACAGCACGTATCGCGGGAGTTGA
- a CDS encoding adenosine deaminase, translated as MNRAHSLKGLTGQALSQALDFRALPKVLLHEHLDGGLRPATVIELARENGYHGLPTQDPEDLATWFHRGAKRGNLPEYLEGFAHTIAVMQTAEALERVAYEFLEDMAADGVFYAEIRFAPVFHTEAGLTQDEVVAAVVAGLTRGGQAFGVEWGVIICAMRNRRDSLEAAQLAISWRGRGVVGFDLAGEEAGYPPKDHLEAFQTIHRANFNITLHAGEAFGKESIWQALQWCGAHRLGHGTRLVEDFIEEEPEVLRPGSLARYVLDHRIPLEMCLSSNVDTGACPSLATHPFPLFLKSGFRVSLNTDDRLMSDTELSREYRLATETFDLSWSDLEKITLNAMKSAFAPHAQRVDLISRIILPAYADHHPSPRHTG; from the coding sequence ATGAACCGGGCACACTCGCTCAAAGGACTGACTGGCCAAGCCCTCTCCCAAGCACTCGACTTCCGAGCCCTCCCCAAAGTTCTCCTCCACGAGCACCTCGATGGCGGCTTGCGCCCGGCCACCGTCATCGAGCTGGCCCGGGAAAATGGCTACCACGGACTACCGACCCAAGACCCCGAAGACCTCGCCACCTGGTTCCATCGCGGAGCCAAACGCGGGAACTTGCCGGAATACCTCGAAGGCTTCGCTCACACCATCGCCGTCATGCAGACGGCCGAAGCGCTCGAGCGCGTTGCTTACGAATTCCTGGAAGACATGGCCGCTGATGGAGTTTTTTACGCTGAAATCCGATTTGCTCCCGTCTTCCACACCGAGGCCGGCCTCACCCAAGACGAAGTCGTGGCCGCCGTGGTGGCGGGGCTCACCCGCGGCGGCCAGGCCTTCGGAGTGGAATGGGGCGTAATCATCTGTGCCATGCGCAATCGGCGCGACTCGCTGGAAGCGGCCCAACTCGCCATCTCGTGGCGGGGCCGAGGCGTGGTGGGATTCGACCTCGCTGGCGAAGAAGCCGGCTACCCCCCGAAAGACCACCTCGAAGCCTTCCAAACCATCCACCGGGCCAACTTCAACATCACCCTCCACGCCGGGGAAGCCTTCGGCAAAGAATCCATCTGGCAGGCCCTCCAGTGGTGCGGGGCCCATCGACTCGGGCACGGCACGCGCCTCGTGGAAGACTTCATCGAAGAAGAACCGGAAGTCCTCCGCCCCGGCAGCCTCGCTCGCTACGTCCTCGATCACCGCATCCCCCTGGAAATGTGCCTCTCGAGCAATGTCGACACCGGAGCCTGCCCCAGCTTGGCCACCCACCCCTTCCCCCTCTTTCTAAAAAGCGGCTTCCGCGTCTCGCTCAACACCGACGACCGCCTCATGAGCGATACCGAACTCTCCCGAGAATACCGCCTCGCCACCGAAACCTTTGACCTCTCCTGGAGCGACCTCGAAAAAATCACCCTCAACGCCATGAAAAGCGCCTTCGCCCCCCACGCCCAACGCGTCGACCTCATCAGCCGCATCATCCTCCCCGCCTACGCCGACCACCACCCCAGCCCTCGCCACACAGGCTGA
- a CDS encoding guanine deaminase has protein sequence MISRFDLELHFEMAPLALPLAEAGFFFWILSLSLGSWSASFLSEMLIRARLLDAPSFGVLRYVADGGVALDPASGQIAAIGPWAEVVREFAHLPTLQAPEGEDWLLVPGLIDTHAHLPQYPAVARRESSLLPWLKNHVFPLEAKFRGEAQRAFVRDFFEEVLANGSTTVVLYSAIWAETTELAFEVAEEKGLRAIIGKVMMDEGSYGDADPWQARALSLAQCRELIERWHGAAGGLLEFAVSPRFAVTCSRELMREAGALAREFGTYVQTHLSENEGEIEAVRARFPEAASYAAVYEQAGLLSPKTLLGHCLHLSPEEIALLAARGARVTHCPTSNFFLNSGLFPLGALRAAGIPVSLGSDVAGGPELNLWQVMRSAIEMQKARAFQEAGVAELTPAEAFYFATAGGAAVLGKEGQIGLLEAGKEADLLLLDLNRVFPLGGRYSVPEISAEQIVTACVYRGHPSATVASWVRARRVR, from the coding sequence GTGATTTCACGGTTTGATCTCGAACTTCACTTTGAAATGGCCCCGCTCGCTCTGCCCTTGGCTGAGGCTGGGTTTTTCTTCTGGATTCTTTCTCTTTCGCTTGGCTCGTGGTCTGCGAGCTTTCTCTCCGAGATGTTGATTCGGGCTCGGCTTTTGGATGCGCCTTCTTTCGGGGTTCTTCGCTATGTGGCGGATGGGGGGGTGGCTTTGGATCCCGCTTCCGGGCAGATTGCGGCGATCGGGCCTTGGGCGGAGGTGGTGCGGGAGTTTGCGCATCTTCCCACTTTGCAAGCTCCCGAGGGGGAGGATTGGCTTTTGGTGCCGGGGTTGATCGATACCCACGCTCATCTTCCCCAATACCCAGCGGTGGCGCGGCGGGAGTCTTCGCTGCTGCCTTGGTTGAAGAATCATGTTTTCCCGCTCGAGGCGAAGTTTCGCGGGGAGGCGCAGCGGGCGTTTGTTCGCGATTTTTTTGAGGAGGTGCTTGCCAATGGCAGTACGACGGTGGTGCTGTATTCGGCGATTTGGGCGGAGACGACGGAGTTGGCTTTTGAGGTGGCGGAGGAGAAGGGACTGCGGGCCATCATTGGCAAGGTGATGATGGATGAGGGGTCGTATGGGGACGCGGATCCTTGGCAGGCGCGGGCGCTTTCGCTGGCGCAGTGTCGTGAGTTGATCGAGAGATGGCATGGGGCGGCGGGGGGCTTGCTGGAGTTCGCGGTGTCGCCTCGCTTCGCGGTGACTTGTTCCCGGGAGCTGATGCGGGAGGCAGGGGCGTTGGCGCGGGAGTTTGGGACCTATGTCCAGACGCATTTGTCCGAGAACGAGGGCGAGATCGAGGCGGTGCGGGCTCGCTTCCCCGAGGCGGCTTCCTATGCGGCGGTTTATGAGCAGGCGGGTCTGCTCTCGCCCAAGACTTTGCTGGGGCATTGCCTGCATCTTTCGCCCGAGGAGATCGCGCTTTTGGCGGCCCGGGGAGCGCGGGTGACCCATTGCCCGACTTCCAATTTCTTTCTCAATTCAGGTCTTTTCCCGCTCGGGGCGTTGCGGGCGGCGGGGATTCCGGTGAGTCTCGGGAGTGATGTGGCGGGTGGGCCGGAGCTGAATCTTTGGCAGGTGATGCGTTCGGCCATTGAGATGCAGAAGGCGCGGGCCTTTCAAGAGGCGGGGGTGGCGGAGTTGACGCCAGCCGAGGCCTTTTATTTCGCGACGGCCGGGGGTGCGGCGGTGCTGGGGAAGGAGGGGCAAATCGGGCTGCTGGAGGCGGGTAAGGAGGCGGATCTGCTTTTGCTGGATTTGAACCGGGTTTTTCCGCTCGGCGGGCGGTATTCCGTTCCTGAGATTTCGGCAGAGCAGATTGTGACGGCTTGTGTTTACCGCGGGCATCCTTCGGCCACGGTGGCGAGCTGGGTGCGGGCGCGGCGGGTGCGGTGA
- a CDS encoding four helix bundle protein: MPKSTEAQILGKQLLRSGTSVGANYHEAHRGRSKAEFIAKCGDSLRELEEPNGVRQTG; this comes from the coding sequence ATGCCGAAGTCGACCGAAGCTCAGATTCTAGGCAAACAGTTGCTCCGCTCGGGAACATCGGTTGGAGCGAACTATCACGAAGCTCATCGCGGCAGGAGCAAAGCCGAGTTCATTGCGAAATGCGGCGACTCACTGCGGGAACTGGAAGAGCCGAACGGAGTGAGACAGACTGGTTGA
- a CDS encoding DEAD/DEAH box helicase family protein has protein sequence MSAKEATARIKINHLLEEAGWRFFDDETGAANICLEPKVKVTSAVLDELGEDFEETSDGFIDFLLLDSKGFPFIVLEAKSEDKSPLVGKEQARKYARSQNCRFVILSNGNLHYFWDLERGNPYVITAFPTPTSVISYSKTKPDTKRLIEEEVGDDYIALTQRPTYASEAGWINEAERSRYKEANKLRFLRSYQKSAIHKLQAAVKEGNDRFLFEIATGTGKTLTSAAVIKLFLRSGNAQHVLFLVDRLELEDQAKKAFTLLLSNDYQTVVYKENRDDWRRAEIVVTTVQSLLFNNKYKQLFSPTDFDLIISDEAHRSISGNARAVFEYFVGAKLGLTATPRDYLKRFDKDKPTTKDPREHERRLLLDTYRTFGCADSQPTYRYSLLDGVKDGFLINPTIVDARTDITTELLSEEGFVVEFTDEEGEDQKESYKQREFEKRFFSDATNQLFCKTFLENAFRDPISGEIGKSIVFAVSQAHAAKLTQILNVMADKMFPGKYQSDFAVQVTSQISDAQQFTINFTNNNLLGSANFIDTYKTSKARVCVTVGMMTTGYDCPDLLNLGLFRPIFSPTDFIQIKGRGTRKHTFLEDLHDDELAETVKEPKKTAFKLFDFFANCEYFEEEFDYDQVLKLPKPKGKGGDDTGGGGTVYAGTYEHLGSDIIASVQEETIGYEGMKIDRMFFEKFEDTVKENDFIAASVEAGEWDRVIDYVNKEVFDKPNEYYNLDKLRKAASVDRRLTLREILEKVFGLIPRFKSKDELLEEEFAKFVADYKPDEAEAIPAIKTYFKAYVTSDQVRHIIESKELTQLATNPTFSTRDLKAVPEKYRTLIPEYIKDYVSLNQFAA, from the coding sequence ATGAGCGCCAAAGAAGCCACCGCCCGCATCAAGATCAACCACCTGCTCGAAGAAGCCGGTTGGCGCTTCTTTGACGATGAAACCGGCGCTGCCAACATCTGCCTCGAACCCAAAGTCAAAGTTACCTCCGCCGTCCTCGACGAACTCGGCGAAGACTTCGAGGAGACCTCCGACGGTTTCATCGACTTTCTCCTTCTGGACTCCAAAGGCTTCCCCTTCATTGTCCTAGAAGCCAAATCCGAGGACAAAAGCCCCCTAGTTGGCAAAGAGCAGGCCCGCAAATACGCCCGCTCCCAGAACTGCCGCTTCGTCATCCTCTCAAATGGCAACCTTCACTACTTCTGGGATCTCGAACGTGGAAACCCCTACGTCATCACCGCCTTCCCGACTCCGACTTCTGTTATCAGCTACTCCAAGACCAAGCCAGACACGAAACGCCTCATTGAAGAAGAGGTTGGCGACGACTATATCGCCCTCACCCAGCGCCCCACCTACGCCTCGGAAGCCGGATGGATCAATGAAGCCGAGCGTTCCCGCTACAAAGAAGCAAATAAGCTTCGCTTCCTCCGCTCCTACCAAAAGAGCGCCATCCACAAGCTCCAAGCCGCCGTCAAAGAAGGGAACGACCGCTTCCTCTTCGAAATAGCCACTGGCACCGGAAAGACCCTGACTTCTGCCGCGGTCATCAAGCTCTTCCTGCGCTCCGGCAATGCCCAGCACGTCCTCTTCCTCGTCGACCGCCTCGAACTTGAAGACCAGGCCAAGAAAGCCTTCACCCTACTTCTCTCCAACGACTACCAGACCGTCGTCTACAAAGAGAACCGCGACGACTGGCGCCGCGCCGAGATCGTCGTCACTACCGTCCAGTCCCTCCTCTTCAACAACAAATACAAGCAGCTCTTCTCGCCCACCGACTTCGACCTCATCATCTCCGATGAAGCGCACCGCTCCATTTCCGGAAATGCCCGCGCCGTCTTCGAATACTTCGTCGGTGCCAAGCTCGGCCTCACCGCCACCCCGCGCGACTACCTCAAGCGCTTCGACAAAGACAAACCCACCACCAAAGACCCCCGCGAGCACGAACGCCGCCTCCTCCTCGACACCTACCGCACCTTCGGCTGTGCCGACAGCCAGCCCACCTACCGCTACTCCCTCCTCGATGGCGTCAAAGACGGCTTCCTCATCAACCCCACCATCGTCGACGCCCGCACCGACATCACCACTGAGCTCCTCTCCGAAGAAGGCTTCGTCGTCGAGTTCACCGATGAAGAAGGCGAAGACCAAAAAGAGTCCTACAAGCAACGCGAATTCGAAAAACGCTTCTTCTCCGACGCCACCAACCAACTCTTCTGCAAGACCTTCCTCGAAAACGCCTTCCGCGACCCCATCAGCGGCGAGATCGGCAAATCCATCGTCTTCGCCGTCAGTCAGGCCCACGCCGCCAAGCTCACCCAGATCCTCAATGTCATGGCGGACAAAATGTTTCCCGGGAAATACCAGTCCGACTTCGCCGTCCAGGTCACCTCACAGATTTCCGACGCCCAGCAGTTCACCATCAACTTCACCAACAACAACCTGCTCGGCTCCGCCAACTTCATCGACACCTACAAGACCAGCAAAGCCCGCGTCTGCGTGACCGTCGGCATGATGACCACCGGCTACGACTGCCCTGACCTCCTAAACCTCGGCCTCTTCCGCCCCATCTTCTCTCCGACCGACTTCATTCAGATCAAAGGACGGGGCACTCGGAAGCACACCTTCCTCGAAGACCTCCACGACGACGAACTCGCGGAAACCGTCAAGGAGCCCAAAAAGACCGCCTTCAAGCTCTTCGACTTCTTCGCCAACTGCGAATACTTCGAAGAAGAGTTCGACTACGACCAAGTCCTCAAACTTCCCAAGCCCAAAGGCAAAGGAGGGGATGACACCGGCGGCGGTGGCACCGTTTACGCGGGCACCTACGAGCACCTCGGTTCCGATATCATTGCTTCCGTTCAGGAAGAGACGATCGGCTATGAAGGCATGAAGATCGACCGCATGTTCTTCGAGAAATTCGAAGACACCGTCAAAGAAAACGACTTCATCGCCGCCAGTGTCGAAGCCGGCGAATGGGACCGTGTCATCGACTACGTCAACAAAGAGGTCTTCGATAAACCCAACGAATATTACAACCTCGACAAGCTTCGCAAAGCCGCCTCTGTCGACCGCCGCCTCACTCTCCGCGAGATCCTCGAAAAAGTCTTCGGCCTCATACCACGCTTCAAATCCAAGGATGAACTCCTCGAAGAAGAGTTTGCCAAATTCGTCGCCGACTACAAACCCGACGAAGCCGAAGCCATCCCTGCCATCAAGACTTACTTCAAGGCCTACGTCACCAGCGATCAGGTGCGCCACATCATCGAGAGCAAGGAACTCACCCAGCTCGCCACCAATCCCACCTTCTCCACCCGCGACCTCAAGGCCGTGCCCGAGAAATACCGCACGCTCATTCCCGAATACATCAAAGACTACGTCTCTCTGAACCAATTTGCCGCTTAG
- a CDS encoding N-6 DNA methylase, which yields MPDPETKRRINTARDILVGKVPDPKSQVEQITIALIYKFMADMDAESEEMGGKRTFFSGEWERYGWPKLMRSGLGGHEVLALYGEAISKMPENAGIPTLFRDIFKNAYLPYRDPETLKSFLKVIDEFEYDHSERLGDAFEYLLSVLGSQGDAGQFRTPRHIIDFMVEIIDPKKDETVLDPACGTAGFLISSYKHIDRNNRDKDGNSTLTPDDKGRLAKNFKGYDISPDMVRLSLVNLYLHGFSDPHIDEYDTLTSDDKWNQFVDVILANPPFMSPKGGIKPHKRFSVQSKRSEVLFVDYIAEHLTPSGRAAIIVPEGIIFQGQTAYKQLRKMLVDEHLVAVISLPAGVFQPYSGVKTSILVFDKSLAKQSDTIGFFKVEHDGFMLGAQRRETDKNDLPQIKLELEEYLDALRNKEDVSEIQPKRGVVVEKEKIAENEEYNLSGERYRDTDLVTAAYPLVPLSKVARVKNGFAFKSAEYEDDGLRVMRIKNVQKGEVVDNDPKFIAKNRESEFADYSLKAGDLLISLTGNVGRVGRLKVEHEPAVLNQRVAHVELLKGSQCLLDYLFALLNTERFEADSIDASSGVAQANLSSKWVGNYQIPLPPLEVQKEIVAEIESYQKVIDGARAVLDNYRPHIPIHPDWPMGVLGDGCNLIGGFAFKSSDMQSEPATSNDRKVLKIGNVGKDGRLLLEGIQYHEFSEKLERYTLRTGDAVVAMTGATVGKAAVVDQELILLNQRVGALRAKEGCLQEFILWLVFDSKFYDYCQRTAGGGAQGNISPKEILKYPIPLPSPEIQKAIVTEIQAEQSLVAANRELIERMEKKIQAVIARVWGEEETEAE from the coding sequence ATGCCAGACCCCGAAACCAAACGCCGCATCAACACCGCCCGCGATATCCTCGTCGGCAAAGTCCCCGACCCCAAATCTCAAGTCGAGCAGATCACCATCGCCCTCATCTACAAGTTCATGGCCGACATGGACGCCGAGTCCGAGGAGATGGGCGGCAAGCGCACCTTCTTCTCCGGCGAATGGGAACGCTACGGCTGGCCCAAGCTCATGCGCTCTGGTCTGGGTGGTCACGAAGTCCTCGCCCTCTACGGTGAAGCCATCTCCAAGATGCCGGAAAACGCCGGCATCCCCACGCTCTTCCGTGACATCTTCAAAAACGCCTATCTCCCTTACCGCGACCCCGAGACCCTCAAGAGCTTCCTCAAGGTCATCGACGAATTCGAATACGACCACTCCGAGCGCCTCGGCGACGCCTTCGAATACCTCCTCTCCGTCCTTGGCTCCCAGGGCGATGCCGGACAGTTCCGCACCCCCCGCCACATCATCGACTTCATGGTCGAGATCATCGACCCGAAGAAAGACGAAACCGTTCTCGACCCCGCCTGCGGCACCGCCGGATTCCTCATCTCCTCTTACAAACACATCGACCGCAACAACCGCGACAAGGACGGTAACAGCACCCTCACGCCCGACGACAAAGGCCGCCTCGCCAAGAACTTCAAGGGCTACGACATCTCGCCCGACATGGTGCGCCTCTCGCTGGTCAATCTCTACCTCCACGGCTTCAGCGATCCCCACATTGACGAATACGACACCCTCACCTCCGACGACAAATGGAACCAGTTCGTCGACGTCATCCTCGCCAACCCGCCCTTCATGTCTCCGAAAGGCGGGATCAAGCCGCACAAGCGCTTCTCTGTGCAATCCAAGCGCAGCGAAGTCCTCTTCGTCGACTACATCGCCGAACACCTCACCCCCAGCGGCCGCGCCGCCATCATTGTCCCCGAAGGCATCATCTTCCAAGGCCAGACCGCCTACAAACAGCTCCGCAAGATGCTCGTCGACGAACACCTCGTTGCCGTCATCTCCCTTCCCGCCGGTGTCTTCCAACCCTACTCCGGCGTCAAAACCAGCATCCTTGTCTTCGACAAATCACTCGCCAAACAGAGCGACACCATCGGCTTCTTCAAAGTCGAGCACGACGGCTTCATGCTTGGTGCCCAGCGCCGCGAAACGGACAAGAACGACCTGCCGCAGATTAAATTAGAGCTCGAAGAATATCTCGATGCGCTCCGAAACAAAGAGGATGTCTCCGAGATTCAGCCAAAACGGGGTGTCGTAGTTGAAAAAGAGAAGATCGCCGAGAACGAAGAATACAACCTAAGTGGAGAGAGGTATCGAGACACCGACCTAGTTACCGCAGCGTATCCGCTCGTTCCACTTTCAAAAGTTGCAAGGGTGAAGAATGGCTTCGCGTTTAAAAGCGCTGAGTATGAAGACGATGGTCTTCGTGTAATGCGAATTAAAAATGTTCAGAAAGGAGAGGTAGTCGACAACGACCCAAAGTTTATAGCTAAAAACCGTGAGAGTGAATTTGCAGACTACTCGCTGAAGGCGGGAGACCTTCTAATATCGCTTACAGGCAATGTTGGCCGAGTAGGAAGACTAAAGGTTGAGCACGAACCAGCTGTCCTTAATCAGCGAGTTGCGCACGTCGAGCTTCTCAAGGGAAGCCAATGCCTTCTAGATTATCTGTTCGCACTACTTAATACAGAGCGATTCGAAGCCGATTCAATTGATGCGTCTAGCGGAGTAGCGCAAGCGAACCTGAGTTCAAAATGGGTTGGCAACTACCAAATCCCCCTCCCGCCGCTGGAGGTGCAGAAGGAGATCGTGGCGGAGATCGAGAGCTACCAGAAAGTCATCGACGGCGCCCGCGCCGTCCTCGACAACTACCGTCCCCACATCCCCATCCACCCCGACTGGCCGATGGGCGTATTAGGAGACGGTTGTAATCTTATCGGAGGCTTCGCATTCAAAAGTTCCGATATGCAATCCGAGCCCGCTACTTCCAATGATCGGAAAGTGCTGAAGATTGGCAACGTTGGCAAAGATGGGCGCTTGTTACTCGAAGGAATTCAGTATCACGAATTCTCGGAGAAACTCGAAAGGTATACCCTTAGAACTGGCGACGCTGTAGTGGCGATGACTGGTGCGACTGTTGGCAAAGCAGCAGTTGTGGATCAGGAATTAATTTTGCTCAATCAACGAGTTGGCGCGTTGCGGGCGAAAGAAGGATGTCTTCAAGAGTTCATCCTGTGGTTAGTATTCGATTCAAAATTCTACGATTATTGTCAGCGCACGGCTGGAGGCGGAGCTCAAGGTAACATTTCACCCAAAGAGATTCTTAAGTATCCCATCCCTCTTCCATCACCAGAGATTCAGAAGGCTATTGTAACCGAGATCCAAGCCGAACAATCACTCGTCGCCGCCAACCGTGAACTCATCGAGCGGATGGAGAAAAAGATCCAAGCCGTCATCGCACGAGTGTGGGGTGAAGAAGAAACCGAAGCGGAGTAA